A window from Roseburia sp. 499 encodes these proteins:
- a CDS encoding GntR family transcriptional regulator, whose translation MKIIIQSQGTMAIYEQIVNQLKQAISSKELVAGEALPSIRALASELQVSVITTKRAYEELEKEGLIRSVAGKGFYVCEFNTDYLREKQLVLLEKRFSEVIADARRAGLTKEEIAQMAQTLCEEVE comes from the coding sequence ATGAAAATTATCATACAATCTCAGGGAACCATGGCAATCTATGAGCAGATTGTAAATCAGTTGAAGCAGGCAATTTCCAGTAAAGAGCTGGTGGCAGGAGAAGCGCTTCCCTCCATTCGTGCACTGGCATCGGAACTTCAGGTCAGTGTTATCACCACCAAGCGCGCCTATGAAGAACTGGAAAAGGAAGGACTCATACGTTCCGTAGCAGGTAAGGGCTTCTATGTATGTGAATTTAATACGGATTATTTGCGGGAAAAACAGTTGGTGCTGTTAGAAAAAAGATTTTCAGAAGTAATAGCAGATGCCAGAAGAGCAGGATTGACCAAAGAAGAAATTGCACAAATGGCACAGACCTTGTGCGAGGAAGTAGAGTAG